A stretch of the Oenococcus sp. UCMA 16435 genome encodes the following:
- a CDS encoding helix-turn-helix transcriptional regulator — protein sequence MAERLEFTESAFEILGRKWNGLIIQSLLDSDHGSLHFAELSRSVHACSDRVLTVRLKELEDAGIIKRVCCPDNGKLGYRLTNKGSSMRPLMSEISRWAAENI from the coding sequence ATGGCTGAGAGATTAGAGTTCACAGAATCGGCGTTTGAAATCTTGGGAAGAAAGTGGAATGGGCTAATTATCCAGTCTTTATTGGATAGTGATCATGGTTCTCTTCATTTTGCTGAATTGTCAAGGAGCGTGCATGCTTGTAGCGACCGTGTCCTAACAGTTAGGTTGAAAGAGTTGGAAGACGCTGGTATCATTAAACGTGTTTGTTGTCCCGATAATGGAAAACTGGGCTATCGTTTAACGAACAAGGGTAGTTCAATGCGACCGTTAATGTCGGAAATTTCTCGTTGGGCTGCTGAAAATATTTAA
- the yidC gene encoding membrane protein insertase YidC: MSKEKASAWQSVRRLIIFVLIALEILLMTGGYTKTGRTWLWIGQYMVVFMKWMANDVFKSTNGIGFAIIAITAVIRIVLFPIMFDQQRKATIQSEKMAMLQPQLTKVQAAMKTAETQEEKVAVNTAMMSVYRENNVSMIGGVNFLSMLIQLPIISSLYTAIRLSTSILKVDHIDPANYNTSFLLNGSHFFGIALYKPSITIAIIAGIFYVAQSWFMLKTTPEAQRKQMQTMIWFTPIMMFFFAIFQSAALGLYFVVGGFFVLIQTLILLKIRPKLQAKIRKEFKVKNVVDDLLAKATSNSSQGELVKDITTDVSTDVPMKKVDKKNNAHRRNAGKQQRKPKI, encoded by the coding sequence ATGAGTAAAGAAAAAGCGAGTGCATGGCAATCTGTTAGACGATTAATTATATTTGTCTTGATTGCCTTGGAAATTTTATTAATGACTGGTGGCTACACAAAAACTGGTCGTACTTGGTTGTGGATTGGCCAATATATGGTTGTCTTTATGAAATGGATGGCAAATGACGTTTTTAAGTCAACTAATGGTATTGGTTTTGCGATTATTGCAATAACCGCTGTTATTAGAATTGTTCTATTTCCGATTATGTTTGATCAGCAAAGGAAAGCAACTATTCAATCGGAAAAAATGGCAATGCTTCAACCACAATTGACAAAGGTTCAAGCTGCCATGAAGACAGCTGAGACTCAAGAAGAAAAAGTTGCCGTAAATACGGCGATGATGTCTGTATACCGAGAAAATAATGTTTCGATGATTGGCGGGGTTAATTTTCTATCAATGTTGATTCAATTACCGATTATTTCTAGTTTGTATACAGCTATCCGCTTATCAACCAGTATTTTAAAAGTTGATCATATCGATCCAGCGAATTACAATACTTCCTTTTTGCTAAATGGATCCCATTTCTTTGGTATCGCATTATATAAGCCCTCTATAACGATTGCTATTATTGCTGGAATTTTTTATGTTGCTCAATCTTGGTTTATGCTGAAAACAACTCCTGAAGCCCAAAGAAAGCAAATGCAGACAATGATTTGGTTTACACCGATCATGATGTTCTTTTTTGCAATTTTCCAATCCGCGGCTTTGGGACTTTATTTCGTTGTTGGTGGATTTTTCGTCTTAATTCAAACTTTGATACTGCTTAAAATTCGTCCAAAATTGCAGGCAAAAATTCGAAAAGAATTTAAGGTTAAAAATGTTGTTGATGATTTGCTAGCTAAAGCGACGAGTAATTCCAGCCAAGGAGAACTTGTCAAAGATATTACAACTGATGTGTCAACTGATGTTCCAATGAAAAAAGTTGATAAAAAAAATAACGCCCATAGGCGCAACGCTGGAAAACAGCAAAGGAAACCAAAAATATAA
- a CDS encoding RNA methyltransferase, with protein MEIITSNQNSRVKTWTSLQTLKGREKSGTYMLDGWHLVQEALNQAAPIQAVIATEEQMDQHLIDVPQGVPAFQVTEEVARHIAKTNTPQGIFAQTSLPNNSFDPKYIHNGSWLLLDRIQDPGNVGTLIRTADAAGFSGVALSNESADPFNPKVVRAMQGSQFHLKVVKEVDLNDWVEKLEENDYNVYGSTLSEDSVDYKTVVPEKNFALILGNEGQGIDPQIQAKTSENLHINFLGKAESLNVAVAGGILMFALN; from the coding sequence ATGGAAATTATTACTTCAAATCAAAATTCAAGAGTTAAAACTTGGACTAGTCTGCAAACATTAAAAGGCCGCGAAAAATCTGGAACTTATATGCTTGATGGCTGGCACCTGGTTCAAGAAGCTTTGAATCAAGCAGCACCCATTCAAGCTGTAATTGCTACTGAAGAACAGATGGACCAGCACCTGATCGATGTTCCTCAAGGCGTACCTGCTTTTCAAGTAACTGAGGAAGTTGCTCGCCATATTGCCAAAACCAATACTCCGCAGGGGATTTTTGCCCAAACAAGCCTTCCGAATAATTCTTTTGATCCTAAATACATTCATAATGGTTCCTGGCTTCTTTTAGATAGGATACAAGATCCGGGAAATGTTGGTACTTTGATTAGAACGGCTGATGCTGCTGGTTTTTCAGGTGTGGCTTTATCGAATGAATCTGCTGATCCTTTCAATCCGAAAGTTGTGCGGGCAATGCAAGGTAGTCAATTTCATTTAAAAGTGGTTAAAGAAGTTGATTTAAATGATTGGGTTGAAAAACTTGAAGAGAATGATTATAACGTTTATGGTAGTACGTTATCGGAAGATTCAGTTGACTATAAAACAGTTGTTCCGGAAAAGAATTTTGCTTTAATTTTAGGTAATGAAGGACAAGGAATTGATCCACAAATTCAAGCTAAAACTAGTGAAAATTTGCATATTAATTTCTTAGGTAAAGCTGAATCATTAAACGTTGCTGTAGCGGGCGGAATCTTAATGTTTGCATTAAATTGA
- a CDS encoding DUF177 domain-containing protein, which yields MKYLVQQLRKYQKTPLLIDETIDLSAPARENFFDRLLDLKPLHVTGEISYGRNDQISVALKIKGIAVLPSARSFNPVQYSFEMPMNELYVQDQETLDTFAQTEQVFLIERNQLDLDAAILENIITELPIAVYTNEELKEKPVSGKGWKLIDEEDYVEPESQDHKETTQNLGDFFPDNNEDR from the coding sequence ATGAAATATTTGGTTCAACAATTACGGAAATATCAAAAAACACCGCTGCTGATCGATGAAACAATTGATTTGTCTGCTCCGGCTCGCGAAAATTTTTTCGATCGTTTGTTAGACTTAAAGCCTCTTCATGTTACTGGCGAAATTAGTTATGGAAGAAATGACCAAATTTCTGTTGCTTTAAAGATTAAAGGGATAGCTGTTTTGCCTTCGGCACGTAGTTTTAATCCGGTTCAATATTCTTTTGAGATGCCGATGAATGAGCTTTATGTTCAGGACCAGGAGACACTTGATACATTTGCACAAACGGAACAAGTGTTTCTGATTGAAAGAAATCAATTGGATTTGGATGCTGCTATTTTGGAAAATATTATTACTGAATTGCCAATTGCCGTCTATACTAACGAAGAATTAAAGGAAAAACCTGTTTCTGGTAAAGGTTGGAAATTAATTGATGAAGAAGATTACGTTGAACCTGAAAGTCAAGATCACAAGGAAACAACACAAAACCTTGGTGATTTCTTTCCAGACAACAATGAAGACAGGTAG
- the pheS gene encoding phenylalanine--tRNA ligase subunit alpha, whose protein sequence is MDIKDELEELKKKVSIDIDKSNNVDLVENIRVHLLGKKGDLTKILKGLKDLSPREKPVIGQMANQIRTQLETKISQKKRILEENKLDTQLTSEKIDVTLPGETFQIGTKHVLQQIQDQIEDHFLSQGYQVMYGREIETDQYNFERMNLPKDHPARDMQDTFYLTPNVLLRTQTSAMQARAMDKHDFSTGPLKMISPGKVYRRDNDDATHSHQFHQIEGLVVGKKITLADLKGTLQTLTDELFGKGHAMRFRQSYFPFTEPSLEVDISWNTVDKNTASEDIEWIEVLGAGMVHPNVLKMANIDPEEYSGFAFGLGPDRFAMIKYSIDDIRNFYLDDLRFLKQFCQVGE, encoded by the coding sequence ATGGATATTAAGGACGAATTAGAAGAATTAAAGAAGAAGGTTTCAATTGATATCGATAAATCGAATAATGTTGATTTGGTTGAAAATATTCGTGTGCATTTGCTTGGAAAAAAGGGTGATTTAACCAAAATTCTCAAGGGATTAAAGGATTTAAGTCCTCGTGAAAAACCAGTAATTGGACAAATGGCAAATCAAATTCGGACTCAATTGGAGACGAAAATTTCTCAAAAGAAGCGCATTCTTGAAGAAAACAAGTTGGATACACAGTTGACTTCTGAAAAAATCGACGTGACTTTGCCGGGCGAAACTTTTCAAATTGGTACGAAACATGTTTTGCAGCAAATTCAAGATCAGATCGAGGATCATTTTCTAAGCCAGGGATACCAGGTAATGTATGGTCGAGAGATTGAAACAGATCAATATAATTTTGAGAGAATGAATTTGCCCAAAGACCATCCTGCTCGTGATATGCAGGATACTTTTTATCTCACACCAAATGTACTTTTGAGAACACAGACTTCGGCCATGCAGGCTCGAGCAATGGACAAACATGATTTTTCGACCGGACCATTAAAAATGATTAGTCCTGGAAAAGTCTACCGACGTGATAATGACGATGCAACTCATTCTCATCAGTTCCATCAAATTGAGGGATTGGTAGTTGGTAAAAAAATTACTTTGGCTGATTTAAAGGGAACTCTGCAAACTTTAACGGATGAATTATTTGGCAAGGGCCACGCAATGCGTTTTCGTCAGAGTTATTTTCCTTTTACCGAACCTAGTTTGGAAGTGGACATCAGTTGGAACACAGTGGACAAAAATACCGCTTCAGAAGACATAGAGTGGATTGAAGTCCTTGGTGCCGGAATGGTCCATCCAAACGTCTTAAAAATGGCTAATATCGATCCGGAAGAGTACTCCGGTTTTGCTTTTGGTTTAGGTCCGGATCGTTTTGCGATGATCAAATATAGTATTGACGATATTCGTAATTTTTATTTGGATGATTTGCGATTTTTGAAGCAATTCTGTCAGGTGGGTGAATAA